In the genome of Limisphaerales bacterium, the window CCTGTGTGTACAGCGGCGTGGCGAGTTGCCAATCGGTGCGGCCGCGCGGCTGACCGAGCAGGTGGGCGAGCTGGAACAGGGCGGTTTTGCGGCGGCGATCGGCTTCGCGTAAATCCAGGTTGGCATGGGTGAGTTCGGCTTTGAGGGTGATGACGTCCAGTTGCGTGCCTTCGCCGGCCTCAAGCCGGGCTTCGGTGATCATGAGCAGTGCGTTCAGGCGGGCGGCGCGTTGGGCGAGCAGAAGGGATTCTTGTCGGGCGACGATGGCGTTGAAATAGGTTTGCTGCGTGTGATGGAGGATCTCCAAGGCGGTGGTGACGGCTGCGGCGCTGGCGGCGCGCAGGCGAGCGTCGGCGGCGCTGATGCGGCGCGGGCGTTGAAGGAGCTGGGTCAATTCCGCGGCCAGACCGGTTTCGATCACGGTGCGACCGCCGCCTTCGGGCGCGCGCAGGACGATATCGAGCACGGGATTGGGCCACAGGAGGGATTGATGGGCGTCGGCTTGGGTTGTGCGGACGCGGCTCAGCGCGAGTTGCAGATCGGGCGATTGCTGCAGGGCGCGTTCGAGGGCGACGGATAGTGACAGCTGATCCGGTGCCGGCGCGGCCTCCGCGGGCAGGGCGTTGGTATGAAATTGAATGGCGTTGGCAAGATTGGCGGCGGATTGGATGTGCTCCGCGGTACGGTGCGACGGCGCCTCCGGCGTGGCGCAGCCCACCAAAGTGATGAGGGCGATGAGAGCGAGTACGGCGATGTGTTGCCGAAACCCGGTCGGCAGGAGGCGGCGTTGGGCTCTGTCGGCGAGGCGCCGGGAGCACTGTTGGGCCAAATTGTTTACGATAAATTTCATGAGTTCAATGGGGTTCAGTAAAAGGCACAGCACGATCGCACGGGATCATGCGGGACACGGGAACCGATCGGTTCCGTTACAGAAGAGCGGGCGCGCGGCCGGGAAGGGCGGCGCGGGTGCGGAAATGATGGGTGACGCGATCGGGCGGGGCGCGGCCGGAGTCGGTCCGGAACACCACATCGGCATCGGTGGCGGGCGTGGGCAGTTGGAGCGGCCACGCGAGCGCGGGGGTGAAGGCAAAGTGAAGGCTATCCTGATCGGTGAGCTTGAAGCCGCCGGATTCGAGGGCGCACTGGCCGCAGTGATCGTGGCGATGTGCGGGGCCGTCGCCGTGATGATGCTCGGTTTGGCAACTGCCGGGCAACAGGCCGGTGCCGCTCCACAGACAATGCGAGGTGGCTGGCAGCCAAGCCGCCAGCACCATCAGCGCCGCCATGTACCGGAGTCGTTTCACCGTTTGTCCAATAGCATATTCGGCAGGGCGGCTCAAGGCTTTAGCGGTTTTGCTTGTTTGTCCGGGCGACGGACGGGAGGATGACGGCGTGAAACGGGTGCTGTTGTTTTCGTTGATGATGCTTTCGCTGGCCGCGCAGGCGGCGAAGAAACCGAATATTCTTTTTGCCTTTGCCGATGACTGGGGGCGGTACGCGAGTGCGTATGCGAAGGTGGACGGGCGGCCTTCGCCGAATGAGGTGGTGCGCACGCCGCACTTCGATCGCGTGGCGCGGGAGGGCGTGTTGTTCAAGAACGCGTTTGTGACGGCGCCTTCGTGTACTCCTTGTCGGAGTTCGTTGCTGAGCGGGCAGTATTTTTATCGGACCGGAAGGGCGGCGATTTTGCAGGGGGCGGTGTGGGATGAAACGATTCCGAGTTATCCGTTGATGTTGCGTGATGCGGGGTATCACATTGGCGAGACCTATAAAGTGTGGGGGCCGGGCACGCCGAATGATGGGCCGTACGGGGCGGGCAAGTTTCGGTTTGAAACCGCGGGCGGCCGCTTCAATGGATTTTCGCAAAACGTCTCGCGCCTGATTGCGCAGGGCAAAAGCGTGCCGGACGCGAAGCAGGTGCTCTACGATGAGGTGAGCGCGAATTTTGAATCATTCCTCAAAGCGCGACCGGAGGGGCAGCCGTTTTGTTACTGGTTCGGGCCGACGTTGGTGCATCGAAAATGGATTCAGGGCTCGGGGAAAAAGTTGTGGGGCATCGATCCCGATTCGCTGAAGGGCAAGCTGCCGGGGATGCTGCCGGATGTGCCGATTGTGCGCGAGGATTTCGCGGATTACCTCGGCGAAGTGCAGGCCTTCGACCACGCGCTCGGGCTGATTCTTAAGCGGCTGGAGCAACTGGGCGAGCTGGATAACACCGTCGTGGTGGTGAGCGGCGATCACGGCGCGCCGGGGTTTCCGGGTGGCAAATGTAATTTGTACGACTTCGGCACCGCCGTGCCGCTGGCCGTGTGGTGGCCGGGCAAACCGGGCGGGCGCGTGCTGGAGGATTACGTGAACCTCATGGACCTTGCGCCGACCTTCCTTGAACTCGGCGGTGTGAAACCTCCGAAGGTGATGACCGGCCGCAGTCTGGTGCCGGTGTTGGAATCGAAACAACAGGGGCTGGTGGACGCCAAGCGCAACTGGGTCATCACCGGCCGCGAACGTCACGTTGCCCGTGCCCGCGCCGATCTGCTCGGTTACCCGCAACGCGCTTTGCGCACGCCGGAGTTTTTGTACATCATCAACTTCAAACCTGACCGCTGGCCGATGGGCGATCCGTATCATCTCAAGGCCGACAAACAGCCTGACTTCAACACGCTGGCCAACAACACCTTTGTGACCTTTGGCGATCTCGATGCCAGCCCGACCAAGGCGTGGCTCATGCAGCAGGTGGATGTGCCGAAGTGGAAGTGGCATTACGATTACGCCTTCGGCCGGCGCCCGCGCATTGAGCTGTATGACCTGAAGAACGATCCGGATCAGCTCAAGAACGTCGCCGACCAGCCGCAGTTTGCCGCCGCGCAAAAGCAGCTGCACGGGCGGTTGATGGCCGAATT includes:
- a CDS encoding TolC family protein; this encodes MKFIVNNLAQQCSRRLADRAQRRLLPTGFRQHIAVLALIALITLVGCATPEAPSHRTAEHIQSAANLANAIQFHTNALPAEAAPAPDQLSLSVALERALQQSPDLQLALSRVRTTQADAHQSLLWPNPVLDIVLRAPEGGGRTVIETGLAAELTQLLQRPRRISAADARLRAASAAAVTTALEILHHTQQTYFNAIVARQESLLLAQRAARLNALLMITEARLEAGEGTQLDVITLKAELTHANLDLREADRRRKTALFQLAHLLGQPRGRTDWQLATPLYTQVALRGEQDAIAHGLRVRPEIQTDRWQLAALEDAQALARLAWLEGAAAGLNTERDSDWSLGPSLTLPLPLFDNGQARRARARAQAIAARQRLTQSTRQVVSEIREAHHAVAELMTTTRQARTQLLPLHAQRVALARQVFEAGQEDVTRLRLAELDHLEAQLKTLRLQHQTARAVLRLDRATGGSTLEIENESN
- a CDS encoding sulfatase, giving the protein MMLSLAAQAAKKPNILFAFADDWGRYASAYAKVDGRPSPNEVVRTPHFDRVAREGVLFKNAFVTAPSCTPCRSSLLSGQYFYRTGRAAILQGAVWDETIPSYPLMLRDAGYHIGETYKVWGPGTPNDGPYGAGKFRFETAGGRFNGFSQNVSRLIAQGKSVPDAKQVLYDEVSANFESFLKARPEGQPFCYWFGPTLVHRKWIQGSGKKLWGIDPDSLKGKLPGMLPDVPIVREDFADYLGEVQAFDHALGLILKRLEQLGELDNTVVVVSGDHGAPGFPGGKCNLYDFGTAVPLAVWWPGKPGGRVLEDYVNLMDLAPTFLELGGVKPPKVMTGRSLVPVLESKQQGLVDAKRNWVITGRERHVARARADLLGYPQRALRTPEFLYIINFKPDRWPMGDPYHLKADKQPDFNTLANNTFVTFGDLDASPTKAWLMQQVDVPKWKWHYDYAFGRRPRIELYDLKNDPDQLKNVADQPQFAAAQKQLHGRLMAELKRTGDPRVSGDGSTFDKPPFSGDFRRTP